CAATGCGTATTACGTATTTTCCTTCAATAACTATTTCAACAGGAAGATTGGGGAAACGGTgaaacaatttatgtaattaatataATTAGTTTTACCGAAGCCTTTAGACAGCCAGGTTGCAGCATTGTCAGAGATTTTCTTGCAGCATGTTGGTTTAAAGAAGTCCTCCAACATACAGGTATAATAGTAACTGCAATGTAATTTATACAAAAGctctactttttttatttatagacaaTAAATCAAAATTGCATGTAATAGGCAGGGACTGTATTTCTTATCGAGAATGTTATGTTCACCAAACACATTTCATCTCTTATACCAATTTACTCAAAACAGTTTTATACCTTAAACTGCCACTGAATATTGTGGACAGAAAAAGACCCGGCAAGCCAGGAAATGCACTAAGTAAATCCATCATCAACAAAGGCACAATCTGAAAATAGACTTCGGTATATTGCCAAAATATACGGGTTATCAGTCAGGAGCAGCAGTTGATTTgatatttaagtacatgtataaatactaacTTCCATATCTACTTTCTATAAGCTTTAAAGCAACGTAAACACCTGTTCAAAGGAAAAGAAACACTGTAAGATTGAAGAATATAGGAAATTAATCAGAGTATTATCACTATCGGTTTAAAATAAAGTGGACACCTGGCCTGGCTTCTCTACAAGACCTGATTTAACAGGATCGCACTCGGAGTAAAAAGCGTACATGACGACCCCAACTAGGCAGCACAATAGAAGAATTGAATCATAGCCGATCACGTTCAACCAAATTGCTCTACAAAATAGATTTGTGATAGACTGATTGGCGTGTATATACAGCTGACTTGCTTTGAAATGAATGACTAAaatggaaaaagtggaaactccacagtcATAGCCCGTAGCCTTAAATATTGCCCCTTTTAAAGGAGTTTTAGATatccttgtacatgtattttaaaacatatcaaaCTAAATCATTTGTCATCAGAGATCTTTTCACCTCTGAGGTAAAACTTTGGTCATAGTCTAAACCTAATTACACCATTAGTAGAGATTTAGGATGACATCATCATTACTCAACCATATCAATAAACAACAGTGTTTGCACACTTCTACAAACTGCTTCGCTCTCTTTAGACCGCTCTTCAGCCGACAACAATCAACCAAGTCATAATCATAGCCAATAGCATTTAAACAAATAAGTTTGAACATTTTCAGTTAGAATGCTGATTGTCTTACATTTTTGCCCTGGTAACATTTCTCACTGAGAGTGCTCTTTGAACCTGTGCCTGGTTGGTTCCATAAACGGCACACCAGAAAATTCCTCCTCCAATCACTAAATTCCAGACTGAATGCCGCACACGAGGATCAGGATCAAATCTGAAAAGGAAATTGAAAATAGCATGAAATATATTATACTTGCTCACTATTTTACCAATAAAAACCATGACTAAAATATACTTTCCTAGGCAACAATTGTTCATAAGAAACACCAAAACAATTAAAGAGAATGTTGTATATTGATTAACAGTCCTAATATCCTGCAAACTAAGAAATATTCCATCAGCAACAAGTGGGTTTAATATGACTGTATGCATTGCATATATGAGGATAGAAAATAATATGCCCCTGTTATGCTCTGAAGAGAATAAATTTCTGTTAAGTGATGTTTGTAGttgtatttgttgggtttaacgtcgcaccgacacaattataggtcatatggcgactttccagcttggaTAGttggggaagaccccaggtccctctccgtgcattatttcatcacgagggtgcatctgggtagaaccactgaccgtccgtaagccagctggatggcttcctcacatgaagatttcaacgccccaCGTGAGGCTTGAACAtcggtgaggggaaagtgattagaagtcagcgaTCTCAACAACTCGGCCATGGATGCCTCTGTAGGTACATCGAAAAGCAAATACAATATATTACGTAACCCTGGCAAGTAGATGTGATGACAGGAGTCTTGCAGAGAAAAATATACATACTTTGTAACTTAATACTTATACTGTGAAAGAATCTCACTCTAACAGAACTATCCTTCCGTTCTTGTTTGCAATGTCCCAAGCTTTATCAATGCCTCCAAGAGCCTCACTTCCTTCTATCAGAATTGCAAAAATGCCAGCAAGCATAACTAGCACCTGAAACGTATCAGCCCAAAGAACCGCTTTCATGCCGCCCTGGAAAATCAATAGTCAATAATTGCAGCATATCTTAGAGAATTTACTTACTGTTATCGACTTTcaagggtttttctttttttaaatataagaaattttaTACATCATTACAAACAACTCAAAGAGTTGTAATAAGGAGTTTTCAGATTTGCAATATATCTTTATAAGTTTAGAATTTATCCCCATAAAACGATTTTAACTGGGGTATTTTGCGTCAATGTAGTTACAAAAACGGTTTTAAGGTTATTTGTTGACGTGTTTTCTAATCAAATGCAATCTTTTTGTCAGCATATTGGCAACATTTCCCATATCCTCTTGTAAACTTTTAAAaccttcttgtttttatttgaatttcacacatgcaaaaatataaatttgccaaTAAAATCTAATTGTTAAAAACGTCTGGAAATTCAGTAAgttattactacatgtattaccccaaataattctaaaatgatacacaatttaatatattttgttctaGCAAAATAACAAGCCAAGATTAGCAAATATTCAAGTAACTTATTTGATGGATTAAACAATAAATACTTTATAacctataaatttataaatacaagTAATGCTTTTTTGGCCTTTGCAGAGATGGCTAAAATATTAACTGCGAAGGCTACTTTACATGTTCAGAATTTGATTGACTTTAGTGCCATGAAAACAAATTATAGTCTAGAAGCTTTATACTTTACATGtttatgattcagtgtgtcagattatattaaaacatggttctgttaTAGATGTTTTCGATTCTAAAATGTCTTTTATGTAAATCAGTGGATGAAATAGGGAAGCACTTTTTCTTTATCGTACGTTGACCTTTAATCAAACAGGGCGAAGTGGCTATGCGTCCCATGCAATGCTTAAGGAGTGTGTAGATGTTTTATGGATTATTTATCGATGAAGAGTGTGCCATTTAAGTGTAACACCGATCTTATATATAATTTAAGTCTGAAATGCTTTTGTATTCAGTAGTAGATCAAAGATGATAGCAATGTTTCACGTCGCCCATTTTggtgattttaatgaaaataaaacatgatttgttcatattagaatttaaattaaactttaaaccaaaatgtaaacataaatgCGTATAGGAAAATTGCAAGAACAATATTTTTAAACGTGTCCTTACCAGTGCAGTGTAGAAGATACAAACAAGACTGACAGCCAGAATGGATCCCCATAACGACAGGCCTGTCACTATATAATATAACATCACATACAAAATATGTTCGATTAATGACCTGTACGTATTTTAGTACATGACATCGGAAATGAATTGTCACAGCAATTTTtacaagttttgactttagctcAGCAAACGTGTTGCATACACATCAGTCTTATGGACTCACCACGGATCAGTGGTTTATATAAGTGGTCATACGATAATATTTATACAATTAATGTTGCATGCCGCAGGGGCTAGACACAAGAAAGAGATTTTAAACAATTCATTGAATGAAACAATCTAGTTTTAAGTGTTCAGTTTCATGTGTAGGGAAATTCTCAACCTTTTTTGTTAGACTGAAACTACAAAACAAAGATCAAATATTAGATTTCAGTACATTTTGTTAAGGTTATACTACCATTGTAAATAATTAAGCACGATTGTAAAGAAGAACATTAAGCTCGTCTAAATCTCCAGTCTCCTCTCAATTGCAGTATGAAGGAGTGTAGTCGTCTAGCTCGAATCTGTCATTTTAATACTTGAATACAGAATAAAAAAAGACAGTACGAATGACCGGtactgtctttttttattttgtattcactTCTGTAGACatgtaattacaaatttttattttgtattcactTCCATAGACAAGTAATTACATCTTTCTTTTCACTTACCTGCATTTAAAGCCAGTGATGGTCCATACAATACAATTGCCATGTAAAACATCTGAAATTAGAATGCGTGCGCATCAGTTTAGTTACAGTAGTTAGATCCTATATTGTGTCAGTGTatttcaaattgtcaatttcaagtGTTTCTGCAACACATGACTACGTTTTAAATGGaataatttgaatttgaaatatgaataaaaattgcTGATTCAGCACAATGAATTCTTACCATCCAGATAATGTAGACAATGCTCGCTATGGTTCTTGTGACGCGACCAAATCTCATCTCAACGTACTGAAATGAATCATAGATGTAAGATAAATGACTTGCAACTTATTTCCCCTATTATAAAGATATAGAAAATGTGCAAATATTTGGTTACTCCGTGTCATTTTGTGGTAATTTCCCGACAAAGTACATGTTGACCTGCATAATTGCCTGATTATCATAAGGTTGAAGGACGCTATTCACCCTGATGACCCTTATCGCGACAAAGCAATGGCCCACGGTTGTTAAATTGATGACGTTATATAAACCACGTCACTGCGACACACATAATATAGAGgatattctttttttctaatgCATATGGTTTTCATTTTCATCGAATGGTATGTTAATAAAGTAtgtcatataattttttttcataccgTAAGATgagaataaaaaacatattcatgACAAAAACTTGAATTCATTGTTTATACGAAAATGGTTTAAACGTCCGTTGTTTACAATTAGATATAGAcattacaacaacaacacactTTTCGTGCAGCTGAAATCCAtcttgttttagaaataaatgaaatacgtTATCATTTCAGTATCAACGAAGATATAAAACATCTGTATTGATGCTGATCAAGCTGTGTCCAGTTTTGGCTTTATTACTGTTCAATATAGTGTGAAGAAACATCATGATATGTACGTATTTTAAATGCATACCTGCAGaaatgtttaatgtaaaataacCATAATCATTTGATCACAAAAAATCTACATGTACTTAAATGTGAAATTAGTAAGATTTTATTTGGAGGACATTGCAAGATACAGATGAGGCTGCAGTTTCAGACGCATCCCGGATCTTTTAGTGCCAAGTGTTTACCAGACATACACTGGTC
The sequence above is a segment of the Mercenaria mercenaria strain notata chromosome 3, MADL_Memer_1, whole genome shotgun sequence genome. Coding sequences within it:
- the LOC123524839 gene encoding sodium-coupled monocarboxylate transporter 2-like; this translates as MSGSYSIQTGVKTTFHAADYAVFGCTLAFSAAIGIFYAIKDMGKNTTEEYLLGGRSMHPLPVAMSLVSSFVSAIMIIGTPAEVYVNSTMYGWQAFGMIITAIGSAHIFIPVFYNLGVTSVFQYVEMRFGRVTRTIASIVYIIWMMFYMAIVLYGPSLALNAVTGLSLWGSILAVSLVCIFYTALGGMKAVLWADTFQVLVMLAGIFAILIEGSEALGGIDKAWDIANKNGRIVLLEFDPDPRVRHSVWNLVIGGGIFWCAVYGTNQAQVQRALSVRNVTRAKIAIWLNVIGYDSILLLCCLVGVVMYAFYSECDPVKSGLVEKPGQIVPLLMMDLLSAFPGLPGLFLSTIFSGSLRYKTVLSKLV